A part of Vallitalea okinawensis genomic DNA contains:
- the thrS gene encoding threonine--tRNA ligase has protein sequence MKIELKDLSVLEYSEEMKVFDIAKDISAGLARMACAGEVDDEVVDLRHVINRDAKVNILTFKDEGGAKAFRHTAAHMLAQAVKRLFPETKLAIGPAIDSGFYYDFDRERPFDQEELGLIEKEMKKISKENLAIERFALPRDEAITLMKEMGEDYKVQLIDELPEGEEISFYRQGEFVDLCAGPHLMSTKSVKAIKLLSVAGAYWKGNEQNKMLSRIYGTAFQKAGELVEYVERIEEAKKRDHRKLGKELELFAMMEEGPGFPFFLPKGMVLKNKLIEYWRQVHEDAGYLEVASPIMLNKDLWIKSGHWDHYRENMYTSEVDDMEFAIKPMNCPGGMLVYKSKMHSYKEFPIRMGELGLVHRHELSGALHGLMRVRNFTQDDAHIFMLPDQIKDEIKKVYELIDEVYSQFGFKYHVELSTRPDNSLGSDEDWERAITALQTALEEKGKPYVINEGDGAFYGPKIDFHLEDCLGRTWQCGTIQLDFQLPERFELEYIGADGEKHRPIMIHRVVFGSIERFIGILIEHFAGAFPTWLAPVQIKVLPISEKFHGYAGSVVERFRKAGICVELDNRAEKIGYKIREARLERVPYMLIVGQKEEEEGKVSIRSRYQGDEGQKYIDDFITDILVEINSRKIRNVEVE, from the coding sequence ATGAAAATAGAATTAAAAGACCTATCCGTATTAGAATATTCAGAAGAAATGAAAGTTTTTGATATAGCCAAGGATATAAGTGCAGGACTAGCACGTATGGCTTGTGCAGGCGAAGTTGATGATGAAGTAGTAGATCTACGCCATGTCATTAACAGAGACGCTAAGGTTAACATACTTACTTTTAAAGATGAGGGAGGAGCTAAAGCTTTTCGCCATACAGCTGCGCATATGTTAGCACAAGCTGTGAAAAGGTTATTTCCTGAAACAAAATTAGCGATTGGTCCAGCAATAGATAGTGGGTTTTACTATGACTTTGATCGTGAACGCCCTTTTGACCAAGAAGAATTAGGACTGATTGAGAAAGAAATGAAAAAAATATCAAAAGAAAATCTAGCTATAGAGCGATTTGCCTTACCTCGAGATGAAGCTATAACTCTCATGAAAGAGATGGGGGAAGATTATAAGGTACAGCTAATTGATGAGTTGCCAGAGGGAGAAGAAATCTCCTTTTATCGCCAAGGTGAGTTTGTTGATTTATGCGCAGGTCCTCATCTTATGTCCACAAAATCAGTAAAGGCTATCAAATTACTATCTGTAGCTGGTGCTTATTGGAAAGGTAATGAGCAAAATAAAATGCTATCCCGTATCTATGGTACAGCATTTCAAAAAGCGGGAGAATTAGTTGAGTATGTTGAACGAATAGAAGAAGCAAAAAAACGTGATCATCGTAAGTTAGGCAAAGAATTAGAGCTTTTTGCTATGATGGAAGAAGGTCCAGGTTTTCCGTTTTTCTTACCTAAAGGAATGGTTTTAAAGAATAAACTCATCGAGTATTGGCGTCAGGTTCATGAGGATGCAGGATATTTAGAAGTAGCTTCACCTATCATGCTCAATAAAGATCTATGGATTAAGTCTGGGCATTGGGATCACTATCGAGAGAACATGTACACTTCAGAGGTAGATGACATGGAATTTGCTATTAAACCCATGAACTGCCCTGGAGGTATGCTGGTTTATAAATCAAAAATGCATTCTTATAAAGAGTTTCCAATACGTATGGGAGAATTGGGGTTAGTTCACCGCCATGAACTTTCTGGAGCTTTACACGGTCTCATGAGGGTACGTAATTTTACTCAAGATGATGCTCATATTTTCATGTTACCAGATCAGATCAAAGATGAAATCAAAAAAGTTTATGAATTAATTGATGAAGTATACAGTCAATTCGGATTTAAATACCATGTTGAATTATCGACAAGACCAGATAACAGCCTTGGAAGTGATGAAGATTGGGAAAGAGCTATTACAGCTTTGCAGACTGCTCTTGAAGAAAAAGGAAAACCTTATGTGATTAATGAAGGGGATGGGGCTTTCTATGGTCCTAAAATTGATTTTCATCTCGAGGATTGTTTAGGTAGAACTTGGCAATGTGGTACAATCCAATTAGATTTTCAATTACCTGAGCGATTTGAGTTAGAGTATATAGGGGCAGATGGAGAAAAGCATCGACCTATTATGATCCACAGAGTTGTATTTGGTAGTATCGAAAGATTTATAGGAATTTTAATAGAGCATTTTGCAGGTGCATTTCCTACTTGGTTAGCTCCGGTTCAAATAAAGGTATTGCCTATTTCAGAAAAATTCCATGGATATGCTGGAAGCGTCGTTGAAAGATTTCGTAAAGCAGGTATATGTGTTGAGCTAGATAATAGAGCCGAAAAGATTGGTTATAAAATACGTGAAGCTAGACTTGAGCGTGTACCTTATATGCTTATAGTCGGCCAAAAAGAGGAAGAAGAAGGTAAAGTATCTATAAGAAGCCGTTATCAAGGTGATGAAGGGCAAAAGTATATTGATGATTTTATCACTGATATTCTTGTAGAAATTAATTCTAGAAAAATAAGAAATGTAGAAGTAGAATAA
- a CDS encoding GH116 family glycosyl-hydrolase, with protein MSKFIYAKEKTNEISFPLGGIGAGSIGLAGNGRLIDWEIFNRPNKRSLNGLSHFAVKAEHDGKVMDARILHGDLNPPYIGEGESFGTGFGWGPRQENLCGMPHFRQHTFCGDFPLASIDFGGEPTWPGKVQLHAWSPFIPSNDLDSSIPGAFFEVELENTTNKLIDYTVVGAISNPFGNENVLNQLSKKEDIHQLTVSNTKLKVDDPRFGDLSISTDAEDVSYQEYWYRGGWCDDLEIYWQDLIHSSRFKNRNYTEGKKMGYTERDTGHLAVHLSIQPGEKKKVRFVITWNIPNSYVYWRGESYAKQIAKAGLKNLWKNWYATQWEDSTYSGKYALKYWDRLKRDTETFQKTLFNSSLPDVALEAISANLSTLKTATCLRLEDGTFYGWEGTGSKSGSCEGSCTHVWNYAQALPFLFPSLERSMRTANYKYSVDENGGSHFRIQLPLGMQAEIDDFRPCADGQFGDIIKTYRDWKICGDTQWLREIWPTMKKTMEYTWSNDNPDQWDPNETGILWGRQHHTLDMELFGPNAWLTGYYLAALKAASEMANVCGEPDFSLKCLALFEKGKAWADKNLYNGEYYHQLIELSDKNVLVPFNNSISIEDDASSVYWSDEHNEIRYQVGEGCEIDMVIAQWHANLYGLGEIYNPQQVHSALSATYKHNFKDSVRDIVNPFRVYALNDEAGTQICSWPDTVRRPAIPLPYSQEDQGGYTYAFAIHMIQAGLIEEGLTVIKAVRNRYDGVKRNPWNEIECGNNYARAMASYALLLTYSGFMYDMNKKMIGFKPIHFTGNKFNSFWSLDSGWGNVSISKEAVELQVLYGSIEIKEFRLEREQPITSIKIDGHELEFTTREINDITCIVLNEKVKAKKDFVLK; from the coding sequence ATGTCAAAATTTATCTATGCTAAGGAAAAAACCAATGAAATTTCATTTCCACTAGGCGGCATCGGTGCAGGCTCTATAGGATTAGCAGGAAATGGACGTTTGATTGATTGGGAGATCTTTAACCGCCCCAATAAAAGAAGTTTAAATGGGTTAAGTCATTTCGCCGTAAAAGCAGAGCACGATGGGAAAGTAATGGATGCACGTATACTTCACGGTGACTTAAATCCTCCATACATTGGAGAGGGTGAATCATTTGGTACAGGATTTGGATGGGGTCCTCGTCAGGAAAACCTTTGTGGTATGCCTCATTTTCGCCAGCATACTTTCTGTGGAGATTTCCCACTTGCTTCTATTGATTTTGGAGGAGAGCCTACTTGGCCAGGAAAAGTGCAACTCCATGCATGGAGTCCTTTTATCCCCAGCAATGATCTTGATTCTAGCATACCAGGAGCATTTTTTGAAGTTGAACTTGAGAATACGACAAACAAACTCATCGATTATACCGTTGTTGGTGCCATTTCAAATCCATTTGGTAATGAAAATGTACTAAATCAATTATCTAAGAAAGAGGATATACATCAACTAACTGTAAGTAATACAAAGTTAAAAGTGGATGACCCTCGTTTTGGTGATCTATCTATTAGCACAGATGCAGAAGATGTTAGTTACCAAGAATATTGGTATAGGGGTGGATGGTGTGATGATCTGGAAATATATTGGCAAGATTTGATACATTCAAGTCGCTTTAAAAACCGGAATTATACAGAGGGAAAAAAAATGGGTTATACAGAACGAGATACTGGCCATCTCGCGGTACATCTAAGCATTCAACCTGGCGAAAAGAAAAAAGTACGATTTGTAATAACATGGAATATTCCTAATAGCTATGTATACTGGAGAGGTGAAAGCTATGCGAAACAAATAGCTAAGGCAGGACTCAAAAACCTATGGAAAAACTGGTATGCTACTCAATGGGAGGATTCAACCTATAGTGGTAAGTATGCATTGAAGTATTGGGATCGTCTAAAAAGAGATACAGAAACATTCCAGAAAACCTTGTTTAACTCCTCTTTACCAGATGTAGCATTAGAGGCCATATCAGCCAATCTTTCTACCCTAAAGACAGCAACTTGTTTGAGATTGGAGGATGGAACCTTTTATGGATGGGAAGGTACCGGATCTAAAAGCGGAAGTTGCGAAGGTTCATGCACCCATGTATGGAATTATGCACAAGCACTACCATTTCTCTTCCCTTCCCTAGAACGCTCTATGAGAACAGCTAATTATAAATATTCCGTAGACGAAAATGGTGGTAGTCACTTCCGAATTCAACTCCCATTAGGGATGCAAGCTGAAATTGATGACTTCCGCCCTTGTGCAGATGGGCAATTCGGAGATATCATTAAGACCTATCGCGATTGGAAAATTTGTGGCGATACACAGTGGTTACGAGAAATATGGCCAACTATGAAAAAAACAATGGAATATACTTGGAGTAACGATAATCCTGATCAATGGGATCCTAATGAAACGGGTATATTATGGGGACGTCAGCACCATACACTAGACATGGAACTCTTCGGTCCTAATGCCTGGTTAACCGGATATTATCTTGCTGCTTTAAAGGCTGCATCAGAAATGGCGAATGTTTGTGGCGAACCTGATTTTAGTTTAAAATGCCTAGCCCTTTTTGAAAAAGGAAAAGCATGGGCAGACAAGAATCTATATAATGGAGAATATTATCATCAATTAATAGAATTAAGTGATAAAAATGTACTTGTACCATTTAATAATTCTATAAGCATCGAGGATGATGCTTCTAGTGTTTACTGGAGTGATGAACATAATGAGATACGTTATCAAGTAGGAGAAGGTTGTGAAATAGATATGGTTATCGCTCAATGGCATGCCAACCTTTATGGTTTAGGAGAAATCTATAATCCACAACAAGTACACAGTGCCCTATCAGCGACATACAAGCATAATTTCAAAGATTCTGTTCGTGATATTGTAAACCCATTCAGGGTATATGCTTTAAATGATGAAGCAGGGACGCAAATTTGTTCATGGCCTGATACAGTTAGACGACCTGCTATTCCTTTGCCTTACTCTCAAGAAGATCAGGGTGGCTATACATATGCATTTGCAATTCATATGATACAGGCTGGTTTAATTGAAGAAGGTCTTACAGTCATTAAAGCAGTTAGAAATCGTTATGATGGAGTAAAGCGTAATCCATGGAATGAAATTGAGTGTGGTAATAATTATGCAAGAGCGATGGCAAGCTATGCTCTTCTTCTCACATATAGTGGTTTCATGTATGATATGAATAAAAAAATGATTGGTTTTAAACCCATTCACTTTACAGGCAATAAATTTAATAGTTTTTGGTCTCTTGACTCTGGATGGGGTAATGTCTCAATTTCAAAAGAAGCAGTTGAACTTCAAGTACTCTATGGTAGCATTGAAATCAAAGAATTTAGACTTGAAAGGGAACAACCCATTACTTCAATTAAAATAGATGGTCATGAATTAGAATTCACGACTAGAGAAATTAACGACATTACTTGTATCGTACTGAATGAAAAAGTAAAGGCAAAAAAAGACTTCGTATTAAAATAA